In a single window of the Chondrocystis sp. NIES-4102 genome:
- a CDS encoding RNA-directed DNA polymerase, giving the protein MDYVELIQQEYEWADLPWKKFEKVLYKLQKRIYQASIRGNVKNIKRLQKLLINSRSAKLISVRKVSQDNQGAKTAGVDGKKMLTPKQRFELVDKINLGSKVSPVRRVWIPKPEKQETRPLGIPTIKDRAIQCLVKLALEPEWEAKFEKNSYGFRPGRSCHDAIAAIFDATRYKPKYVLDADISQCFDCINHRKLLQKLKTFPKLRKQIRAWLKAGVWDKETLFMTNKGVPQGGVLSPLLANIALHGMEEYIKDFAETQNITYPNGGCMSKQRKRDSISLIRYADDLVVLHHKHDIVVKSKEKLSNWLKEIGLELKPSKTRITHTLHNCGAEKKGFDFLGFNVQQYTVGKYNCGKCRGKSLGFKTLIKPSKKSILRHYKQLAKIITEAKSWKQEALIGKLNPIIRGWCNYFSIGVSKKVFQKMDWLIWWKLFKWGISRHNNKGKDWCKNKYFQKYETYNINEGKIISKNWIFATTKDGNIHNWLLSHGDTKIIHYTKVKSDVSPYDGNLIYWSSRMGKNPLMPSRKAKLLKTQKGKCNWCGLTFRQDDVLEVDHVIPKSKGGTDYYKNLQVLHRHCHDKKTSADGSHEPTFKPVKLPQGWYWEGGMLIT; this is encoded by the coding sequence ATGGACTATGTTGAATTAATACAACAAGAGTATGAATGGGCAGACCTACCCTGGAAGAAATTCGAGAAGGTTCTGTATAAGCTTCAAAAACGTATCTATCAAGCGTCCATTCGTGGCAATGTCAAAAACATTAAACGACTCCAAAAATTACTAATTAACTCCAGAAGTGCAAAATTAATATCGGTTCGTAAAGTCTCCCAAGATAACCAGGGTGCAAAAACGGCAGGTGTGGACGGAAAAAAAATGCTGACCCCAAAGCAACGTTTTGAACTGGTTGATAAAATCAACTTGGGTTCTAAAGTGTCTCCTGTTAGAAGGGTATGGATTCCCAAACCAGAAAAACAAGAGACAAGACCTTTAGGAATACCTACGATAAAAGACCGAGCAATACAATGCCTTGTCAAATTAGCTCTTGAGCCAGAATGGGAAGCAAAGTTCGAGAAAAACAGCTATGGTTTTCGACCTGGACGCTCATGCCATGATGCTATTGCAGCAATTTTCGATGCAACAAGATATAAACCAAAATATGTTCTTGATGCTGATATCAGTCAATGTTTCGACTGTATCAATCACAGAAAATTACTACAAAAGCTAAAAACATTTCCAAAGCTTCGTAAACAAATACGAGCCTGGCTAAAGGCAGGAGTCTGGGATAAAGAAACACTTTTCATGACTAATAAAGGAGTACCTCAAGGCGGGGTATTAAGCCCCTTACTTGCAAATATTGCCTTGCATGGAATGGAGGAGTATATCAAAGACTTTGCGGAAACTCAAAACATCACCTATCCGAATGGAGGATGTATGAGTAAACAACGTAAAAGAGACTCAATATCTCTAATTAGATACGCAGACGACTTAGTTGTACTCCACCACAAACATGACATAGTTGTGAAAAGCAAAGAAAAGCTCTCAAACTGGCTAAAAGAGATAGGACTAGAGTTAAAACCCAGTAAAACTCGAATTACACACACCTTACATAATTGTGGGGCTGAAAAAAAAGGATTCGACTTTTTAGGATTTAACGTCCAACAATATACCGTTGGAAAATACAACTGCGGAAAGTGTAGAGGAAAATCACTAGGCTTTAAAACCTTAATCAAGCCTAGCAAGAAAAGCATCCTAAGACACTATAAACAACTGGCAAAAATAATTACCGAAGCCAAATCTTGGAAACAAGAAGCATTAATAGGTAAACTTAACCCTATTATTCGCGGATGGTGTAATTATTTTTCCATAGGGGTGTCAAAGAAAGTTTTTCAAAAAATGGATTGGTTAATCTGGTGGAAACTCTTTAAATGGGGAATAAGTAGGCATAATAATAAAGGAAAGGATTGGTGTAAAAACAAATACTTCCAAAAATATGAAACTTACAACATAAACGAAGGTAAAATCATCAGTAAAAATTGGATATTCGCGACAACCAAAGATGGAAATATTCATAATTGGCTACTTTCACATGGTGACACAAAAATCATCCATTATACGAAAGTAAAAAGCGATGTCAGTCCTTACGATGGAAACTTAATTTACTGGAGTTCCCGTATGGGAAAAAATCCCCTAATGCCATCCCGCAAAGCAAAATTGCTTAAAACCCAAAAAGGAAAATGCAACTGGTGCGGTTTAACGTTCAGACAAGATGATGTATTAGAAGTAGACCACGTTATCCCAAAATCAAAAGGTGGAACGGATTACTATAAAAACTTGCAGGTACTTCATCGACATTGCCATGATAAAAAGACATCAGCCGACGGATCACACGAACCTACCTTTAAACCAGTAAAACTCCCTCAAGGATGGTATTGGGAAGGAGGAATGTTGATTACATAG
- the hofD gene encoding type 4 prepilin peptidase encodes METLVTAIIAFIVIVTFGICIGSFLNVVVYRIPANLSLIYPPSRCPHCLHKLGITENVPVFGWLWLRGRCRWCKARISSRYPIVEAITGLIFALVFWRYGYSLQTIGYCLFLSWLLALSLIDLDTMTLPAVLTKSGLVVGLVFQIVFGWQLAKGEGIANQLLFGIGGAVLGIWLIETIAALGSIMLGQQAMGDADGKLMATIGAWVGWKYVLVSSFIACGVGSIIGGGAIALGIISRKQPIPFGPFLALGGALSLFFGEAIINTYVKTFFIAGY; translated from the coding sequence ATGGAAACGCTGGTTACAGCGATTATCGCTTTTATTGTTATTGTTACTTTTGGTATTTGTATTGGTAGTTTTCTTAACGTCGTAGTTTACCGTATCCCTGCTAATCTATCTTTAATTTATCCTCCTTCCCGTTGTCCCCATTGTCTTCATAAATTAGGGATAACTGAGAATGTCCCAGTATTTGGCTGGCTGTGGTTGCGAGGGCGTTGTCGTTGGTGTAAAGCAAGAATTTCAAGTCGCTATCCCATCGTCGAAGCTATTACAGGTTTGATTTTTGCTTTGGTTTTTTGGCGATATGGCTACAGTTTACAAACAATTGGTTATTGTCTATTTTTATCATGGCTTTTGGCTTTATCCCTCATTGATTTAGACACCATGACTCTACCTGCGGTATTAACTAAGTCTGGGTTAGTGGTGGGGTTAGTATTTCAAATTGTTTTTGGGTGGCAATTAGCCAAAGGAGAGGGAATAGCTAATCAACTCCTATTTGGCATTGGTGGGGCGGTATTAGGGATATGGTTGATTGAAACGATCGCCGCCCTTGGTTCAATAATGTTAGGACAGCAGGCTATGGGAGATGCTGATGGTAAATTAATGGCAACTATTGGGGCGTGGGTAGGCTGGAAATATGTTTTAGTATCTAGTTTTATCGCCTGTGGGGTAGGTTCAATTATTGGTGGTGGCGCGATCGCTTTGGGTATAATTAGCAGAAAGCAGCCCATTCCTTTCGGGCCCTTTTTGGCTTTGGGTGGTGCTTTGAGTTTGTTTTTTGGTGAGGCGATTATTAATACCTACGTTAAGACTTTTTTTATAGCTGGGTATTAG
- a CDS encoding 3-beta hydroxysteroid dehydrogenase/isomerase: MSDRILISGGAGFVGSSLAIGLKQLHPDSQVICLDNLRRRGSELNLPRFKALGIEFIHGDVRFRDDLDPSLLDVDTIIDCSAEPSVLAGVNSPQYVLDTNLVGTINLLELARKTHANLLFLSTSRIYSIEPLTKIKVVETNTRLELAREQTTPGVSWQGINEDFPIHSYRSLYGTTKLASELLIAEYRQSFGLRAIINRCGILTGAWQMGKVDQGVVVLWMAAHYFQKPLKYIGYGGTGKQVRDFLHIKDLLRLVDYQVNNFDSLDGDILNVGGGRYSNLSLLEMTQLCQEITGNTINIESVTTERTGDIPIYITNCDRLIQKTQWQPKMKPAQTLEDIYHWIVAHEDSLRPILSC, from the coding sequence ATGAGCGATCGCATTTTAATTTCAGGGGGTGCTGGTTTCGTTGGCAGTTCTCTAGCAATTGGACTTAAGCAACTACATCCAGACTCACAGGTTATCTGTTTAGACAATTTACGACGTAGAGGATCAGAATTAAACTTACCACGCTTTAAAGCATTGGGAATTGAATTTATTCATGGAGATGTCCGTTTTAGAGATGATTTAGATCCGAGTTTATTAGATGTTGATACAATCATTGATTGTTCGGCTGAACCTTCCGTTTTAGCAGGTGTAAATTCCCCTCAATATGTTCTCGATACCAATTTAGTCGGCACAATAAATCTTTTAGAATTAGCCAGAAAAACCCATGCTAATCTCCTGTTTCTCTCCACCAGTCGCATATATTCCATCGAACCTCTAACCAAGATTAAAGTAGTTGAAACCAACACCAGATTAGAACTAGCTAGGGAACAAACCACCCCAGGTGTATCTTGGCAAGGAATCAATGAAGATTTTCCCATCCATAGTTATCGATCTTTATATGGCACAACTAAGCTAGCATCAGAACTATTAATAGCTGAATATCGCCAATCTTTTGGTTTACGAGCTATTATCAATCGCTGTGGAATATTAACAGGTGCTTGGCAGATGGGAAAAGTGGATCAAGGGGTGGTTGTCTTATGGATGGCTGCTCATTATTTCCAAAAACCCCTAAAATATATAGGCTATGGTGGTACAGGTAAACAGGTTAGAGATTTCCTACACATCAAGGATTTATTAAGACTAGTAGATTACCAAGTTAATAATTTTGACTCCTTAGATGGAGATATTTTAAATGTTGGTGGAGGTAGATATAGCAATCTTTCTCTACTCGAAATGACTCAATTATGCCAAGAGATTACTGGCAATACTATTAATATAGAATCTGTCACCACAGAAAGAACAGGAGATATTCCAATTTATATTACCAATTGCGATCGCTTAATCCAAAAAACTCAATGGCAACCAAAAATGAAGCCAGCCCAAACTTTAGAAGATATTTATCATTGGATTGTTGCCCATGAAGACAGTCTACGCCCAATTTTGTCATGCTAG